From the Oncorhynchus nerka isolate Pitt River linkage group LG20, Oner_Uvic_2.0, whole genome shotgun sequence genome, one window contains:
- the LOC115101728 gene encoding C-X-C chemokine receptor type 4-like produces MSYYEHFVIPESDYDYNDTISGYGSGLGDFGAGFEEPCDRELLSPSVQRVFIPVVYGFIFTLGITGNGLVVFVLGCQRKARLSLTDRYRLHLCAADLLFVLALPFWAVDAALGDWRFGAVTCVGVHVIYTVNLYGSVLILAFISLDRYLAVVKATDTSTTHIRQRLAHRYVYAGAWLPAGLLAFPDMVFARTQEAGEGEMVCARLYPPENAPLWVSLFHLQTVLVGLVVPGLVLLVCYCVIVSRLTRGPLGGQRQKRRAVRTTVALVLCFFLCWLPYCIGITVDALLRLELIPRGCTLESGLGLWLAVSEPMAYAHCCLNPLLYAFLGVGFKSSARRALTLTRMSSLKIVPRRRTGATTSTTTESESSSLHSS; encoded by the exons ATGTCCTACTACGAG catttTGTGATACCAGAATCGGATTATGACTACAATGACACGATTTCCGGTTATGGTTCTGGCTTGGGCGATTTCGGCGCTGGATTTGAGGAGCCATGTGACCGTGAACTGCTGAGCCCCAGCGTGCAGCGTGTCTTCATCCCGGTGGTGTACGGTTTCATCTTCACCCTGGGGATCACCGGGAATGGCCTGGTGGTGTTTGTACTGGGCTGCCAGCGGAAGGCCCGCCTCAGCCTAACGGACCGCTACCGGCTGCACCTCTGCGCCGCCGACCTGCTCTTCGTGCTGGCGCTGCCCTTCTGGGCTGTGGACGCAGCACTAGGGGACTGGCGCTTTGGAGCAGTCACATGTGTCGGCGTGCACGTCATCTACACGGTGAACCTGTATGGCAGCGTGCTGATCCTGGCCTTCATCAGTCTGGACCGCTACCTGGCCGTGGTCAAAGCCACGGACACCAGCACCACACACATCCGGCAGCGGCTAGCTCACAGGTATGTGTATGCTGGTGCCTGGCTGCCGGCTGGTCTCCTCGCTTTCCCAGACATGGTGTTCGCTCGGACCCAGGAGGCAGGGGAAGGGGAGATGGTGTGTGCAAGGCTCTATCCGCCAGAGAACGCCCCACTGTGGGTGTCCCTGTTTCACCTTCAGACGGTGCTGGTGGGGCTGGTGGTGCCGGGCCTGGTTctactggtgtgttactgtgtgatCGTGTCCAGGCTGACCCGCGGCCCTCTGGGAGGCCAGAGGCAGAAGAGGAGGGCGGTGCGGACCACTGTGGCTTTGGTTCTCTGTTTCTTCCTCTGCTGGCTGCCGTACTGCATTGGCATCACAGTGGATGCTCTCCTCCGCTTGGAGCTGATCCCGCGGGGCTGTACGTTGGAGTCAGGCCTGGGGTTGTGGTTAGCGGTGTCTGAGCCAATGGCGTACGCCCATTGCTGCTTGAACCCGCTGCTCTACGCCTTCCTGGGAGTGGGTTTCAAGAGTTCTGCTCGCCGCGCCCTCACACTTACACGCATGTCCAGCCTGAAGATTGTCCCGCGTAGACGAACAGGCGCCACGACATCCACAACGACAGAGTCAGAGTCATCTAGTCTGCACTCCAGCTAA